A genomic segment from Streptomyces sp. NBC_00459 encodes:
- a CDS encoding beta-galactosidase, whose translation MAVLPARVLFGAAYYHEYQPTHGREYRPGEQLKTDLDLMADARFTVIRVGESVWSTWEPTNGHFDLDWLEPVLDGAHERGIAVVLGTPTYAVPPWLARQYPEITGERATGQRIGWGARQEVDFTHPAFRFHAERVIRKIVARYAGHPAVIGFQVDNEPGNELLYNRGVFERFVDHLRAKYGDIETLNREWGLVYWSHRLSTWADLWTPDGNVQPQYDVAWREFQARQVTEFIGWQADIVREYASPDQFVTTCISYTRPAVQDDELTDRLDIASGNPYYDMQDGLALPDRTPDEHAQRWKTTGVWSLYQTADWMFSSKQAPFLVTETNASSIGFAWDNRPAFDGQWRQAAWALVGRGARMVEYWHWHTLHFGAETYWGGVIPHSGRPGRTYAELATLGAELDTAGALVAGLEPDADITMVYSTPSKWLMQKYPPLATGDGEPDDTAYHRIFDPFYRGAFDAGRQVRIVHARQLHDPSGEREGLTPEEAVSRHPVLVVPALYIAADSTLDWFAAYAHAGGHLVLGPRTAYADHEARARNELAPGRLVDAAGVGYDEFSNLAREIPVRGVPGGPLRLPDGATAAHWADGLTVTDAEPLVTYDHPHFGRWPAVTTRRHGAGQVTYVGTVPGRDLARELATWLTPDARSLWGDLPASVTATTGTAEDGRRVHIVHNWSWEPVRVTAPAALTDVLNGSPVPAGTELALGAWDVRVLSAD comes from the coding sequence ATGGCGGTTCTGCCCGCCCGCGTCCTCTTCGGCGCCGCGTACTACCACGAGTACCAGCCCACCCACGGCCGCGAGTACCGTCCCGGCGAACAGCTCAAGACGGACCTCGATCTGATGGCCGACGCCCGGTTCACGGTGATCCGGGTCGGCGAGTCGGTCTGGTCGACCTGGGAGCCCACCAACGGACACTTCGACCTCGACTGGCTGGAGCCGGTGCTCGACGGCGCCCATGAGCGCGGTATCGCCGTGGTCCTCGGTACCCCGACGTACGCCGTACCGCCGTGGCTGGCCCGCCAGTACCCGGAGATCACGGGTGAGCGGGCCACCGGGCAGCGCATCGGCTGGGGCGCCCGGCAGGAGGTCGACTTCACGCACCCCGCGTTCCGGTTCCACGCGGAGCGGGTGATCCGGAAGATCGTCGCACGCTACGCCGGTCACCCGGCGGTCATCGGCTTCCAGGTCGACAACGAACCCGGCAACGAACTCCTTTACAACCGGGGCGTGTTCGAGCGCTTCGTCGACCATCTCCGGGCGAAGTACGGGGACATCGAGACCCTGAACCGCGAGTGGGGCCTCGTCTACTGGTCGCACCGGCTGTCCACGTGGGCCGACCTGTGGACCCCGGACGGCAACGTCCAGCCCCAGTACGACGTCGCCTGGCGGGAGTTCCAGGCCCGCCAGGTCACCGAGTTCATCGGCTGGCAGGCCGACATCGTCCGCGAGTACGCGAGCCCCGACCAGTTCGTCACCACCTGCATCTCCTACACCCGCCCGGCGGTGCAGGACGACGAGCTCACCGACCGGCTCGACATCGCGTCGGGCAACCCGTACTACGACATGCAGGACGGCCTCGCGCTCCCCGACCGTACGCCGGACGAGCACGCGCAGCGCTGGAAGACGACGGGCGTGTGGTCGCTGTACCAGACCGCCGACTGGATGTTCTCCTCCAAGCAGGCCCCCTTCCTGGTCACCGAGACCAACGCGAGCTCCATCGGTTTCGCGTGGGACAACCGCCCCGCCTTCGACGGCCAGTGGCGCCAGGCCGCCTGGGCGCTGGTCGGGCGCGGCGCCAGGATGGTCGAGTACTGGCACTGGCACACCCTGCACTTCGGCGCCGAGACGTACTGGGGCGGCGTCATTCCGCACAGCGGGCGACCCGGTCGTACGTATGCCGAACTGGCGACCCTGGGCGCCGAGTTGGACACGGCGGGCGCGCTGGTCGCCGGGCTCGAACCGGACGCCGACATCACGATGGTCTACTCGACGCCCAGCAAGTGGCTGATGCAGAAGTACCCGCCGCTCGCGACGGGCGACGGCGAGCCGGACGACACCGCCTACCACCGGATCTTCGACCCGTTCTACCGGGGCGCCTTCGACGCCGGCCGCCAGGTCCGGATCGTCCACGCCCGCCAGCTCCACGACCCCAGCGGTGAGCGGGAGGGCCTGACCCCGGAGGAGGCGGTGAGCCGTCACCCGGTCCTGGTGGTACCGGCGTTGTACATCGCCGCCGACTCGACCCTCGACTGGTTCGCCGCGTACGCCCATGCGGGCGGCCACCTGGTCCTCGGCCCGCGCACGGCGTACGCCGACCACGAGGCGCGGGCCCGCAACGAACTGGCCCCCGGCCGCCTGGTGGACGCGGCCGGCGTCGGTTACGACGAGTTCAGCAACCTGGCGCGGGAGATCCCGGTGCGCGGCGTGCCCGGCGGTCCGCTCCGGCTTCCGGACGGCGCGACAGCGGCGCACTGGGCCGACGGTCTCACCGTCACCGACGCCGAGCCGCTGGTCACGTACGACCACCCGCACTTCGGCCGCTGGCCGGCGGTCACCACCCGCCGCCACGGGGCGGGCCAGGTGACGTACGTCGGCACGGTGCCGGGCCGCGACCTCGCCCGGGAACTGGCCACCTGGCTGACCCCGGACGCCCGCAGCCTCTGGGGGGACCTCCCGGCCTCGGTCACGGCGACCACCGGCACGGCCGAGGACGGGCGGCGCGTGCACATCGTCCACAACTGGAGCTGGGAGCCCGTGCGCGTCACGGCGCCGGCCGCTCTGACCGACGTACTGAACGGCAGCCCGGTCCCGGCGGGCACCGAGCTGGCACTCGGCGCCTGGGACGTACGGGTGCTCAGCGCCGACTGA
- a CDS encoding carbohydrate ABC transporter permease, with protein sequence MTTTTPSATAVVRTTDQVRKAPKERRGGQAGRRSTPLTIAMLAALAYFLLPLLWLLIASTKSTRDLINSFGLWFSDTPQLLTNIRDTFTQDDGVFLHWLLNTLLYAGVSAVGAAVLAAAAGYGFAKFRFRGNGAAFNLVLGAVMVPATALAIPTYLLFAKVGLVNTPWAIILPSLVSPFGLYLMRVYAQDAVPDSILEAARMDGAGEFRIFFQIVLRLLAPGLVTVLLFTLVATWNNYFLPLIMLNDPDLYPITVGLSSWAAQAQNGGAGASSDMLALVVTGSMISVIPLVVAFVLLQRYWQSGLATGGVKQ encoded by the coding sequence GTGACCACCACAACTCCCTCCGCTACCGCCGTGGTTCGTACGACGGACCAGGTGCGCAAGGCGCCGAAGGAGCGGCGCGGGGGACAGGCCGGCCGTCGCAGCACACCCCTGACGATCGCCATGCTGGCGGCGCTCGCCTACTTCCTCCTCCCCCTCCTCTGGCTGCTGATCGCCTCCACCAAGAGCACCCGGGACCTGATCAACAGCTTCGGCCTGTGGTTCTCCGACACCCCGCAACTGCTGACGAACATCCGCGACACCTTCACCCAGGACGACGGTGTCTTCCTGCACTGGCTGCTCAACACCCTGCTGTACGCCGGTGTCAGCGCCGTCGGTGCCGCGGTCCTGGCGGCCGCCGCGGGGTACGGGTTCGCCAAGTTCCGGTTCCGCGGGAACGGCGCCGCCTTCAACCTCGTGCTCGGCGCGGTCATGGTGCCGGCGACCGCCCTGGCCATTCCGACGTACCTGCTGTTCGCCAAGGTGGGGCTGGTGAACACGCCGTGGGCGATCATCCTGCCCTCGCTGGTGAGTCCCTTCGGGCTCTATCTCATGCGGGTGTACGCGCAGGACGCCGTGCCCGACAGCATCCTCGAAGCCGCCCGGATGGACGGGGCCGGTGAGTTCCGGATCTTCTTCCAGATCGTGCTGCGGCTGCTGGCGCCGGGCCTGGTGACGGTGCTGCTGTTCACGCTTGTGGCGACCTGGAACAACTACTTCCTGCCGCTGATCATGCTCAACGACCCGGACCTGTACCCGATCACGGTCGGGCTCTCCTCCTGGGCCGCCCAGGCGCAGAACGGCGGGGCGGGTGCCAGCAGCGACATGCTCGCGCTGGTGGTGACCGGGTCGATGATCTCGGTGATCCCGCTCGTCGTGGCCTTCGTGCTGCTCCAGCGGTACTGGCAGAGCGGCCTGGCCACCGGCGGTGTCAAGCAGTAA
- a CDS encoding carbohydrate ABC transporter permease, whose translation MARHLARPRSAGPLFVAPFMVLFLLLFLAPLGYAAYLSLFQEKLVGGTSFVGLDNYLTAIKDPQLREGVVRVATFFVIQVPVMLLLALLFALALDSGLLRLSRVIRLGIFVPYAVPSVVATLMWGYLYGPDFGPFAQLSDKLSLPAPHFLTDSWMLGSLANIVTWEFVGYNMIILYAALRTIPQDLYEAAALDGAGAWRIAWSIKLPALRPALTLTLLFSVIGSFQLFNEPNLLMKIVPDVIDSAYTANLYAYTLAFTSQQINYAAAVSFLLGLLIVIISYAFLLTANRRRPA comes from the coding sequence ATGGCCAGGCATCTCGCACGACCGCGGTCGGCAGGCCCGCTGTTCGTCGCCCCCTTCATGGTCCTGTTCCTTCTCCTCTTCCTCGCTCCGCTCGGCTACGCGGCCTATCTGAGCCTGTTCCAGGAGAAGTTGGTCGGCGGCACGTCGTTCGTCGGCCTGGACAACTACCTGACCGCCATCAAGGACCCGCAGCTACGCGAGGGTGTCGTCCGGGTGGCGACCTTCTTCGTGATCCAGGTCCCGGTGATGCTGCTGCTCGCCCTGCTCTTCGCCCTCGCCCTGGACAGCGGCCTGCTGCGGCTGTCCCGGGTGATCCGGCTGGGCATCTTCGTGCCGTACGCCGTCCCGAGCGTCGTCGCCACCCTGATGTGGGGCTATCTCTACGGCCCCGACTTCGGCCCGTTCGCCCAGCTCAGCGACAAACTGAGCCTGCCCGCCCCGCACTTCCTGACCGACAGCTGGATGCTGGGCAGCCTGGCGAACATCGTGACGTGGGAGTTCGTCGGCTACAACATGATCATTCTGTACGCGGCCCTGCGGACCATTCCGCAGGACCTGTACGAGGCCGCCGCCCTGGACGGTGCGGGGGCCTGGCGGATCGCCTGGTCCATCAAACTCCCGGCGCTGCGGCCCGCGTTGACGCTCACCCTGCTCTTCTCGGTGATCGGCAGTTTCCAGCTCTTCAATGAGCCCAACCTGCTGATGAAGATCGTCCCGGACGTCATCGACAGCGCGTACACCGCCAACCTCTACGCCTACACGCTCGCCTTCACCAGCCAGCAGATCAACTACGCGGCGGCCGTCTCCTTCCTCCTCGGCCTGCTCATCGTGATCATCTCGTACGCCTTCCTGCTCACCGCGAACCGCAGGAGGCCCGCGTGA
- a CDS encoding ABC transporter substrate-binding protein: protein MPRNNVSSSAISRRLLLTAAGAASLGAALTACGGGGSDSGSSSSKPVSQADIDKAMKTPTELTFWTWVPEIAQEIALFEKKYPAIKVKAVNAGQGTPQYTKLRTALKAGSGAPDMVQIEFQAIPTFTITDSLLDLRPYGASALKSQFVDWTWSQVSGSGGEVWAVPQDTGPMGMLYRQDIFDKHGIEVPKTWDEFAEAARKLHKADPEVYLTNLAANQVAAWHGLLWQAGAKPYVTSGKSDIAISVDDAVSKKLGAFWGGLAQEGVIGVEPDFTDSWYAALNKGKYATWIVGAWGPAFLSGSAKDTAGKWRAAPMPQWDAAKPSAGNWGGSTTAVIRSTKNPIAAAEFAKFLNSDPESAKMFATKQFFFPATKALLADASFSGATPAFYGGQKVNEVFAGISAQVDPAFQWPPFLDQVATDWTETVGRSLARKTDTVTALAGWQTRITTFAKSQGFTVKAAP from the coding sequence ATGCCCAGAAACAACGTCTCCTCCTCTGCCATCAGCCGTCGGCTCCTCCTCACCGCGGCCGGCGCCGCCTCGCTCGGGGCGGCTCTCACCGCCTGCGGCGGGGGCGGGTCCGACAGCGGCTCGTCCTCGTCGAAGCCGGTCAGCCAGGCCGACATCGACAAGGCGATGAAGACCCCGACCGAGCTGACCTTCTGGACGTGGGTCCCGGAGATCGCCCAGGAGATCGCCCTCTTCGAGAAGAAGTACCCGGCGATCAAGGTCAAGGCCGTCAACGCCGGTCAGGGCACCCCGCAGTACACGAAGCTGCGCACCGCCCTCAAGGCCGGCAGCGGTGCCCCCGACATGGTGCAGATCGAGTTCCAGGCCATCCCGACCTTCACGATCACCGACAGCCTGCTGGACCTGCGCCCGTACGGCGCCTCCGCCCTCAAGTCCCAGTTCGTCGACTGGACGTGGAGCCAGGTCAGCGGCAGCGGCGGCGAGGTGTGGGCGGTCCCGCAGGACACCGGCCCGATGGGCATGCTGTACCGGCAGGACATCTTCGACAAGCACGGCATCGAAGTGCCCAAGACCTGGGACGAGTTCGCCGAGGCCGCGCGCAAGCTGCACAAGGCCGACCCGGAGGTCTATCTGACCAACCTCGCCGCCAACCAGGTCGCCGCCTGGCACGGCCTGTTGTGGCAGGCGGGCGCCAAGCCCTACGTCACCTCCGGCAAGAGCGACATCGCCATCAGCGTCGACGACGCGGTCTCCAAGAAGCTCGGCGCGTTCTGGGGCGGGCTCGCGCAGGAGGGTGTCATCGGTGTCGAGCCCGACTTCACGGACTCCTGGTACGCCGCGCTCAACAAGGGCAAGTACGCCACCTGGATCGTCGGCGCCTGGGGCCCGGCCTTCCTCTCCGGCTCGGCCAAGGACACCGCGGGCAAGTGGCGGGCGGCGCCGATGCCGCAGTGGGACGCCGCCAAGCCGAGCGCGGGCAACTGGGGCGGCTCCACGACCGCCGTGATCCGGTCCACCAAGAACCCCATCGCCGCCGCCGAGTTCGCCAAGTTCCTCAACAGCGACCCGGAGAGCGCGAAGATGTTCGCAACAAAGCAGTTCTTCTTCCCGGCCACCAAGGCGCTGCTCGCGGACGCGAGTTTCAGTGGCGCCACCCCCGCCTTCTACGGCGGCCAGAAGGTCAACGAGGTCTTCGCCGGCATCAGCGCCCAGGTCGACCCCGCCTTCCAGTGGCCGCCGTTCCTCGACCAGGTGGCCACCGACTGGACCGAGACCGTCGGCCGCTCCCTGGCCAGGAAGACCGACACGGTCACCGCGCTCGCGGGCTGGCAGACGCGGATCACGACCTTCGCCAAGAGCCAGGGCTTCACGGTGAAGGCGGCACCCTGA
- a CDS encoding LacI family DNA-binding transcriptional regulator — protein MTRQTGRGATSSTPRSVDVARLAGVSQKTVSRVFNSEPYVSEDVRRRVLQAAEDLGYRMNNAARALASGRTRSIGVVTLGTALYGPASLLMGIERAVRDTGYALRVVNTMEGDPAGVAGAVGSLLEQGVDGIVVSEPIDEGQGGGAGLAELSVDVPVLVIGAPSPFATSRPVTSGGGADLLTRAATQHLLDLGHVTVHHLSGPPRWFAARDRLTAWRAALAAHGAPEPPVVVGDWSAASGYAAGRELAADPSVTAVFAANDDMAIGLIRALTEAGRRVPDDVSVVGFDDIPVAAYVTPPLTTVRQPFDAVAQEGLKRLLHAIENPDADPLPPSDPPVDLVVRSSTAPPPHR, from the coding sequence GTGACACGACAGACAGGACGGGGTGCGACCTCGTCGACACCGCGCAGCGTCGACGTGGCGCGCCTCGCGGGGGTCTCGCAGAAGACCGTTTCCCGGGTCTTCAACAGCGAGCCGTACGTCTCCGAGGACGTTCGGCGCCGTGTTCTCCAGGCCGCCGAGGACCTCGGCTACCGGATGAACAACGCCGCCCGGGCACTCGCCTCCGGGCGGACCAGATCCATCGGCGTGGTGACGCTGGGCACCGCCCTGTACGGGCCCGCGTCGCTGCTCATGGGCATCGAGCGCGCCGTCCGGGACACCGGATACGCGCTGCGGGTCGTCAACACGATGGAGGGCGACCCGGCAGGCGTCGCCGGCGCCGTCGGCTCACTCCTCGAACAGGGGGTGGACGGCATCGTCGTCTCCGAGCCGATCGACGAAGGCCAGGGCGGGGGTGCGGGCCTGGCGGAACTCTCCGTCGACGTACCGGTCCTGGTCATCGGCGCGCCGTCCCCCTTCGCCACCTCCCGCCCGGTCACCTCGGGCGGCGGTGCGGACCTGCTGACCCGGGCCGCCACCCAACACCTGCTGGATCTAGGTCATGTGACGGTCCATCACCTCTCCGGTCCGCCACGCTGGTTCGCCGCCAGGGACCGGCTCACCGCCTGGCGGGCCGCCCTGGCCGCCCACGGCGCGCCCGAGCCGCCCGTCGTCGTGGGCGACTGGTCGGCCGCCTCCGGATACGCGGCGGGCCGTGAACTCGCCGCCGATCCCTCGGTGACCGCCGTGTTCGCCGCCAACGACGACATGGCCATCGGGCTGATCCGGGCCCTGACGGAGGCCGGCCGACGCGTGCCGGACGACGTCAGCGTGGTCGGGTTCGACGACATCCCGGTCGCCGCGTACGTCACACCGCCGCTCACCACCGTGCGGCAGCCGTTCGACGCCGTGGCCCAGGAAGGCCTCAAACGGCTACTGCACGCCATCGAGAACCCGGACGCGGATCCGCTGCCGCCGAGCGACCCACCGGTCGACCTCGTCGTACGGTCCTCCACCGCACCCCCGCCCCACCGGTAG
- a CDS encoding peptidase dimerization domain-containing protein, producing the protein MHALAELVTPIAELGSHDHGTTVNVGAISGGTGRNVIAGHARCGVDVRIADPAEEVRIDTEPAASRPPTPGYGCPSRGLEPSGDGADAALPTPLRAGAVGGGAARSGDP; encoded by the coding sequence GTGCACGCCCTGGCCGAACTGGTCACCCCGATCGCGGAGTTGGGCTCACATGACCACGGCACGACGGTCAACGTCGGTGCTATCAGCGGCGGTACGGGGCGCAACGTCATCGCCGGACATGCCCGCTGCGGTGTCGACGTGCGTATCGCCGACCCCGCCGAGGAGGTCCGCATCGACACCGAACCGGCCGCCTCACGGCCTCCGACCCCCGGGTACGGGTGTCCGTCTCGGGGGCTGGAACCGTCCGGCGATGGCGCCGACGCCGCCCTCCCAACTCCTCTTCGAGCAGGCGCAGTCGGTGGCGGTGCAGCTCGGTCCGGCGATCCGTGA
- a CDS encoding AfsR/SARP family transcriptional regulator: MDLEIRLLGPVELRGNQYADPLGSAKERLLVAALAFEAGRPVSLDALIHRLWDESPPAQPRVSLHSYAARIRRRLRTLDSAARLVQQAHTYSLNVSPDQVDYHRFQGLTAQARALSDSGDDRRALRLLSDAGALWRGEPLAGLPGLWAEHIRGVLGQRHLSAQLIRIDLELREGRYAELVPDLTALLEEHPTDELLAGRLMTATYGSGRQADALRVFEGVRRRLRDDLGADPGAALSRLHGLVLNGAPVHTFLPRPAVAVNPGTAVTAPRTLPAHAELVGREQELAAIMHTASPLAAGSAAGRNVIALQTVSGMAGVGKTLIALHAARQLGPLYPDGAVHLDLRAHSPGQDALTTEAALGSLIRAFGIPAKDLPQDSHELADLWNSLLSNRRAIVILDDAAGPEQLRPLLPGASPSLVIVTSRRRLTGLPGIRSIPLDVLPAKDAVALFRSVAGEERTRQSGEVADIVRLTGYLPLAIELAAGRLASRPSWTTAHLLRRLTHGQGRLNEIRDGSRGGIATAFEVSYRTLTTEEQTVFRFIGLRFGPDIDAYTLAALTGLPHDATENVLEVLLDAHLAREPVPERYTLHDLLGEYARSLVMSEESDAVRERALSRMINFYVQASDAADRMIQPRALRPHRPLPPAEHPVPPWDDPQSARRWLLAERTALLTAERHCRATGRLREAALLAAALAGFLDEEGYSADARRMHASAVQHWHAVGERQSEVHALIDLGNALSRCGRYDEARTAHRRALRGAGEIGDTEARAEALHQLGVLHWNLGRLAEALEFQLDTLRLRLPSGDRWQIARSRNNLGITHLYLGNFEESRKNFHAALTDFRRSADGREYAHVLNNLSDLHLRMGDTDTARQILQEALEALSETGSPSESAITQVNLANTMNSPDELTAMLDLYQESLATFRRLGDRRNASDTLHAMGAALHAAGRFGEAATRHQHALDLARSVGAAHEQAQALHALGLAELGLGQESPAAAHITEAIAVADRIGAAREASQARASLAGLRTESARRQTSTRPGTR; encoded by the coding sequence GTGGACCTGGAAATTCGCTTACTGGGACCGGTCGAACTGCGCGGAAACCAGTACGCCGATCCGCTCGGCTCAGCCAAGGAGCGGTTGCTCGTCGCGGCGTTGGCTTTCGAAGCGGGGCGCCCGGTCTCTCTGGACGCCCTGATCCACCGGCTGTGGGACGAGAGCCCGCCCGCGCAGCCCCGGGTGAGCCTGCACTCGTACGCCGCCCGGATCCGCCGCAGGCTACGGACCCTGGACAGCGCGGCGCGGCTCGTCCAGCAGGCGCACACCTACTCCCTGAACGTGTCCCCGGACCAGGTGGACTACCACCGGTTCCAGGGGCTGACCGCCCAGGCACGCGCCCTGAGCGACAGCGGCGACGACCGTCGGGCGCTGCGTCTGCTGAGTGACGCGGGCGCACTCTGGCGAGGCGAGCCGCTCGCCGGTCTGCCCGGACTGTGGGCCGAACACATCAGGGGTGTCCTCGGGCAACGGCACCTCTCCGCCCAGCTGATCCGTATCGACCTCGAACTGCGCGAGGGCCGCTACGCCGAACTGGTCCCCGACCTCACCGCCCTCCTGGAGGAACATCCCACCGACGAACTGCTCGCCGGCCGACTCATGACAGCCACCTACGGCAGCGGACGCCAGGCGGACGCGCTGCGCGTCTTCGAAGGTGTCCGACGACGCCTGCGCGACGACCTCGGCGCGGACCCGGGCGCGGCTCTCTCCCGATTGCACGGGCTCGTCCTCAACGGGGCGCCGGTGCACACCTTCCTGCCCCGGCCCGCGGTCGCGGTGAACCCCGGTACTGCGGTGACGGCGCCCCGGACACTGCCCGCACACGCCGAACTGGTCGGCCGGGAACAGGAGTTGGCCGCGATAATGCACACCGCCTCACCCCTGGCGGCGGGTTCGGCGGCCGGCCGCAACGTCATCGCCCTGCAGACCGTGTCGGGCATGGCCGGCGTCGGCAAGACCCTGATCGCGCTGCACGCGGCCCGGCAACTCGGGCCGCTCTACCCGGACGGCGCCGTCCACCTCGACCTGCGCGCCCACTCACCCGGTCAGGACGCGCTCACCACCGAGGCCGCACTCGGCTCCCTGATCCGGGCCTTCGGTATCCCCGCCAAGGATCTCCCGCAGGATTCGCACGAGTTGGCGGACCTGTGGAACAGCCTGCTCAGCAACCGGCGCGCCATCGTGATCCTCGACGACGCCGCGGGCCCGGAACAACTGCGCCCCCTGCTGCCTGGCGCGTCGCCGTCCCTCGTCATCGTCACCAGCCGCCGCCGTCTCACCGGACTGCCCGGCATCCGCTCGATCCCGCTCGACGTGCTGCCCGCGAAGGACGCCGTCGCGCTGTTCCGTTCCGTGGCCGGCGAGGAGCGCACCCGACAGTCGGGCGAGGTCGCGGACATCGTCCGGCTGACCGGGTATCTGCCGCTCGCGATCGAGCTGGCCGCCGGCCGACTGGCCTCCCGCCCCTCCTGGACGACCGCCCATCTCCTGCGTCGCCTCACCCACGGACAAGGACGCCTCAACGAAATCCGGGACGGCAGCAGGGGCGGGATAGCCACGGCGTTCGAGGTTTCGTACAGAACACTGACGACCGAAGAACAAACTGTTTTCCGATTTATCGGTCTTCGTTTCGGACCGGACATCGACGCATACACCCTCGCCGCCCTCACCGGACTGCCTCATGACGCCACGGAAAATGTCCTGGAGGTACTCCTCGACGCCCACTTGGCACGCGAGCCCGTACCCGAGCGCTACACGCTCCACGATCTTCTCGGCGAATACGCGCGCTCACTCGTCATGTCCGAGGAATCGGACGCCGTGCGCGAGCGGGCCCTCTCCAGAATGATCAATTTCTATGTGCAGGCATCCGACGCGGCCGACAGGATGATCCAACCGCGCGCTCTTCGCCCGCATCGTCCCCTCCCACCTGCGGAGCACCCCGTCCCGCCCTGGGACGATCCGCAGTCGGCCCGCCGCTGGCTGCTGGCGGAGCGCACGGCACTGCTCACAGCCGAACGCCACTGCCGGGCCACCGGGCGGCTGCGGGAAGCGGCCCTGCTCGCCGCCGCGTTGGCCGGATTCCTCGACGAGGAGGGCTATTCCGCGGACGCCCGGCGCATGCACGCGTCCGCCGTTCAGCACTGGCACGCCGTCGGTGAACGGCAGTCCGAGGTCCACGCGTTGATCGACCTGGGCAACGCGCTGTCCCGCTGCGGCCGGTACGACGAGGCACGCACCGCCCACCGGCGCGCGCTGCGGGGTGCCGGGGAGATCGGCGACACCGAGGCCAGGGCCGAGGCCCTTCATCAACTCGGCGTTCTCCACTGGAATCTCGGCAGACTGGCGGAAGCACTCGAATTCCAGCTCGACACCCTGCGCCTGCGTCTCCCTTCGGGCGATCGCTGGCAGATCGCCCGGTCGAGGAACAATCTCGGAATAACCCATCTCTATCTGGGGAATTTCGAGGAATCCCGAAAGAACTTCCATGCAGCCCTCACCGATTTCCGAAGATCGGCAGACGGACGCGAATACGCGCATGTTCTCAACAATCTCTCGGATCTCCATCTGCGCATGGGCGACACCGATACCGCGCGGCAAATTCTCCAGGAAGCGCTGGAAGCACTCAGCGAGACAGGCAGCCCGTCAGAAAGTGCCATTACCCAGGTGAACCTCGCCAACACCATGAATTCGCCGGACGAACTCACCGCGATGCTCGATCTGTACCAGGAGTCCCTCGCCACGTTCCGCCGGCTCGGCGACCGGCGGAACGCCTCCGACACCCTGCACGCCATGGGCGCCGCCCTGCACGCCGCAGGTCGGTTCGGCGAGGCGGCCACCCGTCACCAGCACGCCCTCGACCTGGCCAGAAGCGTGGGCGCCGCACACGAGCAGGCTCAGGCGCTGCACGCGCTGGGACTCGCCGAACTGGGACTGGGGCAGGAGAGCCCGGCCGCGGCACACATCACCGAGGCCATCGCGGTCGCGGACCGGATAGGCGCGGCCAGAGAAGCGTCCCAGGCGCGGGCGAGCCTCGCCGGACTTCGCACGGAATCGGCGCGGCGACAAACATCTACCAGACCCGGAACCCGTTGA